The DNA region TGTGCCTCCAAAAGATTAATTTATGATTAAGACAGGAAATCAAGTGATCAGCATATATACAGAAATGACACCTAATCCGGAAACAATGAAATTTGTGGCCAATAAGTTGTTATATCCAGGAAAAAGTATTGATTTTCAAGATGAGACAAACTCTGTAGCGTCTCCCTTAGCAAAAGAATTGTTTGGGTTTCCATTTATAAAAAGCGTTTTTATAGCAAGTAACTTCGTTACACTTACGAAAAGTGTAGATACGGAAGATTGGATGGATATTATACCAACAGTTAAGCAATTTCTGAAGGAATATATAGAAGGAGGAAGTCCAATTATATTAGAAGATGAAGTCGCTAAAATAAAAGTGGATCATGGAAATGAAGTGATTGCTGATGACGATGATGTTGTAAAAAGAATTAAAGAACTTTTGGATAATTATGTACGTCCTGCTGTTGAGATGGATGGCGGTGCTATTCAATTCAAAAGCTACGATGATGGTAAAGTTAATTTGATGATGCAAGGTAGCTGTAGCGGATGCCCATCTTCAATGATTACTTTGAAAGCCGGTATCGAAGGTATGATGAAACGCATGATTCCTGAAGTAAAAGAAGTTGTTGCGGAGGCCGTGTAAGATATTTTTATGTAATAAAAAAGGTGGAGCTTAATTATAAGAGCTCCACCTTTTTTATTGCTATTGATTATTCTAACTTTTGAGTAATAAATTGACAGCATTCGAAACTTCTGTCAATACACCTTGATCACTTCCTGAAAATCCAACCATTTCAAATTTGATATTGCCATCTCTGCCAATGATAAATTTTGTTGGAATACCTGTGACCCCATATGATTTTATGACGTCAAATTCCTTACCATTTGTTTTACTTGGCTCATCTAGAAGTACTTGAAAAGTATATTTCTTTTCTTGGATAAATGAGGATACCTCTTTAAATCGTTGCTCAGGGGTACTTCGTTCCCAAGTATCTACAAACAAGAATACTACATCTTTATTGTCTTTATATTTGTTGACGGCTAATTGCATTCCAGGAAAAGACATTTTGCAAGGTCCGCACCATGTTGCCCAGAAATCAATGATCACTACTTTTCCTTTTAAGCTACTTAAAGAAACTTTTTTTCCTTGCAGATTCTTTAGTGTGAAATCATGTGAAGGTTTATTAATCATGGACGCCAAAAGGGTTGCTTTTTCAGCTTGTTCTTTTTGTTTGTCAAGCTCTTCTATAAAAGGGGTAACATCTCTTTCAGGATAAACTTTTTTATATGCTGCTTCTAATTGAGCTTTAACGATGTCATTGCCTTTTCCTACCTTATAAACCTTGCTGCCAATTTCTAGTGCTTTATTCCATTGTTTATTTTCATTTAATAATGTAATGTAGGTACCGTTTATGTCAGACTCTGCACCTTTTAGATAAGTATATGCATCTTCTTCATATTTTAAGGCTTCTGCTTTTTTGCCCTCTTTGGACAGAATAACCGCATAAGTATCTTCATACATGGAATAACTTTGTTTCAAATCCTTGCTTGTTTCTGAACTATCACTTGTAGGTAATTTTTCTATAGCTGCTTTCGTTTTTTCTAATGATTTTTTGGATAATATTTCAGCAATGCTCAAGTGTTGTCCACTTTCAGCCCATTTCCAAGAAATAGAGTTAAGTACTTCGGCGCTTAATTCCTTGCTATACTCTTGTACTTTAGTGGTGTCTTTTATTAAGAAAATTGGGTAAGCGGAACTTTTTAAAGCGGTATAATAAGATCCTGCAGCAGAATTTTCATCATCAAAATTTACATCAGGGAATTCAGTTTTTAGCTTATTAAAATCTTGCAACGTATATTGCTCTGCTTGTATTTTTTTAAAATCTTGGATAATTTGAACCATTGATGCAACTTGGCCCTTCGGATAAATTGAAATAATTTCTTTATCTATAGAGTCATTGGCTGATCTACGTTGGTTCAATTGCAAATAGTTCATCTTTAATTTAAGCAAACTGGTTTCAGGAACTTTCGCATGGAGAGAATCTTCGAATTGCTTATAGAGTTCGCTACTGGTTTTTTCTTGTGCGTTTGCAAATCCAATTGAGAACATACCAAAAGTTAAAAATGCCATTTTGGTTAGCTTCGTTTGTAACATAGTAATAGTATTTAAATAAAAATATGATAGATGTATGGATAAAATTACGCAATCGTTTGAAAATTAAAATATTTTTCTTTTTTAGTAATATTGTACTTATTTCTTTATTCAAATAGATTCTATTTCAGCTAAAATATAGTGATGAGAAAAATACATTTCAGTATAATTATTTTTTTTGTTTTTCTAAGTATTCAGAATTTACATAGTCAAAATTTAAAAAATACAATTGCCTTTAAGGAATGGAATTATGATTCATTAGGAAATCATAGAATAGTCGTATCGGTTCCAAAAGCGGGAAAAGTGGCAAGAGTTACTATAGAGTGGAGGCGTAGAGATGAAAACCCTGAATTAAAATCTATTTTTGTAGTGGATGCATTAACGAATAAAAGGATTATAAATACAAAAGTAGAATTTATCGACAGAGAAAAAGGAACTATATTATTTGAACCGGTATCGGGCAAAGGGACTTATTATATTTATTATATGCCATTTTATCGGCAAGGAAGCCCATTCTATCCGAAAGATAAATACTATAACGATGAAAATATTGCATCTGATACATGGTTGAATGTCTTTAAACAATCTTCTGCAGTTGTCGCTATTGCGCAAAGAAATGAATCAGTTAATGAGTTCAATAGTTTTGATCCGATGGAAATTGTCGCTACGAAATCGGAAGTAAACGAATTTTTAAAATTAAATAAAAATCAAGAATACTTTGTTTTTTCAGAAGATAGAATGCATCCAATCCGAATGACTAAAGATTTTCCTTATAGGTGGATGCATAAAAATATTCAATCGCCTTATTTTGAGGGTACTACAGACAAAGGTGAGAATTATAGTTTTCAACTGGGTTTGTATTCAGATAAAGATAGTTTGGCTGATGTTGTACTAGAATGGTCGGATTTAAAATATAAAACAAATACTATAAAAAAATCCTATTTAAGTATACTCAATAATTATGGAAATAGTTGGCTGGGCGATACAATGAATTTTAAAGTTCAAATTCCTATAAATAAGGTGCAAGCATTTTGGTGTCTGGTAAATATCCCAGATAATGCATCTGCTGGTGCTTATAGTGGCACGATAACTATTCATTCAAAAGGATTAAAAGATAGAATCGTTCCTATTAAAATAAATATTTCTAATAAGCTTGCAAAAAATCATGGTGTCGATGAACCATGGAAACAGACTAGACTTACTTGGTTAAATAGTAAGATGGCGGAGAAAAATGCTTTAATACCTCCTTATACGGCATTAAAACTGAATAATAATGAAATAGAATTATTAGGGAGGAAAGTAGCAATAGATAAAACGGGTTTCCCAAAATCTATCCAAACTTTTTTTACGGAGGAAATGACTGCGGTAGATACACAAGCGAGAAATATTATTACCGAGCCTATACATTTTCATATAAAAGATAGCAAAAGCAAGGACTTAGCCTTTACACAAAGCCCTATAAATTATAGTGAGAATACAGATACTAAGATTTCTTGGAATGTCTTGAATACAAACAAAAGTCTACAACTAGCGGTAAATGGTAGTTTGGAATTTGATGGGTTTTTAAACTATGAAGTTAAATTGATCGCGACAGAAGATATTCAATTAAAAGAGGTACAATTACACCTACCCATTACTCCAGATGTGGCTAAATATTTTATGGGCTTAGGTGAAAAAGGGCAAGCTTTTAATCATGATATCAATTGGAAATGGGATGTTGCGCATAAAAACCAAGATGGCGCATGGATTGGTGATGTCAATGCTGGATTACAATTTGGATTAAGGGATGAAAATTATTCACGCCCATTAAACACGAATTTTTATTTGCAAAAACCTTTACTATTGCCAACGTCTTGGGGCAATGATGGTGCTGGAGGTATAGACGTTTCTTTAAAAGGAACTTCTATGTTAGTGAATTGCTATTCTGGCGAAAGAAGGTTAAAAAAAGGGGATACGCTATACTATAATTTTAGATTGTTAGTTACACCATTCCATACTATAAATACAGAATTTCAGTGGGATAATAGATTTGTACATAAATATCTACCAGTAAAAAAAGCAAAAGACTATTGTGCGACTGTAATAAATATTCATCAAGGAACGCCTATCAATCCTTATATCAATTATCCTTTTATCAAAACTAAGGAGATGAAGGCGTATATTGATAGTGCGCACGCCTTAGGTATGAAAGTTAAAATTTATAATACTGTTCGTGAATTATCCAATAGAGCATACGAATTACCCGCACTATTTAGTTTGGGACATGAAATATATTCTAACGGTAAAGGAGGAGGTTATGCTTGGCTGCAAGAGCATTTAGATAGTAATTATATTGCCGCTTGGTATACACCAGAAACAAATGATGCTGCAATTATAAATAGTGGAATGAGCCGTTGGCATAACTATTATGTAGAAGGAATGAATTGGTTGACCAAAAATATCGGAATAGACGGAATTTATTTAGATGATGTGGCTTTCGATCGTAATACGATGAAGCGTATTAAAAAAGTTATGACCGATGATGGGCATCCCGGTATTATTGATCTACATTCGGCAAATCAGTACAATAAGTCAGATGGTTTTATTAATAGTGCTAATTTGTATTTAGAATTATTCCCATATATAAACAGATTATGGTTTGGGGAATATTTTGACTATGATAATAATAGTCCGGATTTTTTCCTAACTGAAGTTTCCGGTATTCCTTTTGGTTTGATGGGAGAGATGTTGCAAAATAATGGAAATTTATATCGTGGTTTATTGTATGGAATGACAAATAGATTGTTTTGGGATGGAGGGGAAAATGTGCCTGCAGATCCTCGCCCAATATGGAAAGAATGGAATCATTTTGGAATTAAAGGAAGTAAGATGATTGGTTATTGGGTTAAAAATAATCCTATAAAAACGGACAATAATAAAATATTAGCTACGATCTATAAAAAGGATAAAAAAGTGTTGATTGCCATAGCAAGTTGGGCAGATGGTGAGCAAAATTTTCACTTGAATTTTGATTGGAAAAAATTGGGAATGGATCCATCTAAATGCCAATTAATTGCTCCTGAAATTGAAAATTTTCAAACTAAAAAAACGTTTAATCTGAATGCAACGATTCCTGTGCAAAATAAAAAAGGTTGGTTGTTGGAATTGGTAGAATCTAATTAAATAAAAACGTTCTAGTCCATTGGCTAGAACGTTTTTTCTATCGCTTTGATTTCCAAATATAATAGTTCATTTACAGGTGTTGGAATATTATTTTCAATTCCTTGTCTAATGACTTCACCCGCAAACATATCCACTTCTGTATATCGATGCGCTAGGATATCTTGACACATCGAAGTTGTATTTTCATCTGCTAGTTTTTGAATATTGTCGATTAAATGCTCTAATTCGTCAGCTTTGTCGAAATGAATTTCTTTCTTATTCGCTATGTCAATTACCTCTGCTGCAGCCATACGCATGAGTTTCTGTGCAAATTCATTGTGCTTAATATTTCCATAGTTAAGTCTTAGTGTCGCGGATATTTGATTGGCTGCAATATTCAAAATGAATTTTTTCCAAAGAGCATGTTCCATATCTTCGGGAATTTTAAATTGAATATTTGCTTTTTGCAAAAGCGTTACAAATGTTGCAATAGATGCCGGTATTTCGTCGTTAGTTTTCTCTCCAAATACTAGAGTCCCTTCCTGAGAAAAGCGTACTTTATTTCCTTCTCGAAATGCATCCATCCCTACGCCATACGCATATAGCATATGCTCCATCCCAATTTTTTCTCCAATTATTTTTTCAGAAGAAATGCCATTTAAAATGGAAATTACCTTTGTTTTTTCTCCTATAAAATCTTGAAATAAAGGAATACTATTTTCTAATTGTAAGTATTTTACACAGACGAATAATATATCTGCCTTCGGCACATTTGCTGCATCTTTGGGTAAGATATATTCAAAATTGTAGGATTTTTGATTGACGTAAAATCCCTCTTTTTCTAATTTTTCTTTTCTGCGTTCATCCGTAATTATTTTTACAAAAGAAGGGTTATAATCGTAAATCTTTGATGCATAAAGACTTCCGAGTGCGCCAAGTCCAATAAAATAAATATTCATAATAGTTCAATTTAGATAAAAACTATTTATTATTCATAGTTTTTTCATTTTATCTGTAGTTATTCTGACTCCAATAAATATTATTTGATGATTGTAAGGAATAGTTTATACTTTTAAAATCAGATTGATTACTCATCTTTTGCAATTTTTCTTCGGTACGGCGTTTGATTAAATTACTAAAAAAATATAATGATTTTACATACCCATCCAGATAATCCTAATCCTCGAAATATAAAGACTATAGTTGAATGTCTTTTGGATGGTGGAGTCATCATTTACCCCACGGATACAATTTATGGTATCGGTTGTGATATACTACAACATAAAGCAATAGAGCGTGTAGCGCGGATCAAGCAAACTCCCGTAGACAAAATTCATCTGAGTTTTATCTGTGATTCATTGAGTGATTTGAGTAAATATACTAAAAGCATTTCTACGCCATTATTTAGAATGTTGAAAGATTATTTACCTGGCCCATACACGTTTATTTTACAAGCCAGTAAGGAAGTTCCAAAGATGTTGCAGAGTAAGAAGAATACAATTGGTTTGCGTATTCCTGATAATAATATTGCTCAGACAATCGTAAAAGATTTGGGACATCCGATACTTTCATCTTCTTTACCAGGAGATATGGTGGAAGAGTATACTGATCCAGAATTGATTTATGAAAATTTTAAGAATTTAGTAGACATAGTTGTGGACGGAGGAATTGGCGGAATGATTCCTTCAACGGTGGTAGATTGTACCAAAGATCCATACGAAATTATCCGTCAAGGAGCTGGTGAATTTGATTTTGAGTAAAAATGAAAAAAAAGTAATTTATATAAGAAAATTATAATATATAAATAGCTAAATCAAGATTTTAAAATAGTATGAATACATATTAAAAATCCTATTTTTGCCGATTATTCTAAAGATAAGATGTTATGCGTAAGCAGTTTATAATTTTTGCGATACTTAGCCCTATAATCCTATTTCTATTGTTCTACTATGAGAGTCGCGTGTGGTGGACTTTCTTTGTGATTGATATAGCATTAATCATTTTGGGTATTTATGATATGATGCAAACGAAGCATTCTATCATGCGTACGTTTCCCATATTTGGTAGGCTTCGATATTTTATGGAGGATTTACGTCCTAAAATATACCAATACTTTGTCGAGTCTGATACTGATGGCAAACCGATCAATAGAATTGATCGTTCAACGATATATCAAAGAGCCAAAATGCAAACGGATTCAATGCCTTTCGGTACGCAATTGGACGTATATGCTGAAGGCTATGAGTGGATAAGTCATTCTTTGATGCCAACAGATTTTCATACTTTGGATTCTGATCCTCGTGTTATAGTGGGAAACAAAGATTGTACGCAACCATATTCTTCTAGTATTATGAATGTCTCCGCAATGAGTTACGGAGCGTTAAGTTCCAATGCTGTGGAAGCTTTAAACGGTGGTGCTAAGATTGGAAATTTCGCACATAATACTGGAGAGGGTGGTATTAGTTCCTATCATTTGAAACAAGGCGGAGATCTAATTTGGCAAATAGGGACTGGATATTTTGGATGTAGAGATCAAGATGGGAATTTTTCGGATGAAAAATTCCAAGAAAAAGCAGCATACGCTCAAGTCAAAATGATCGAATTAAAACTTTCTCAAGGAGCCAAACCTGGACATGGTGGTATTTTGCCCGCTGCAAAAAATACAGAAGAAATTGCACAAATAAGACACGTGACGCCTCATACTACGGTAATGTCCCCGCCTTATCATACGGCATTTAATTCACCAAAAGGACTTATACTTTTTATTCAAAAATTACGCGAATTATCTGGTGGTAAGCCCGTAGGTTTTAAATTGTGTATCGGTCGTAAAAGTGAATTTATTGCCATCTGTGAAGCAATGAGAGCGTTAGATATTTATCCAGATTTTATCACCGTAGATGGTGCTGAAGGTGGGACGGGGGCAGCTCCACAAGAATTTTCTAATTATGTAGGTGTTCCTTTATTGGACGCATTGGCATTTGTAGTAAATATGTTGCATGGTTTTGATATCAAAAAACATATTAAAGTATTTGCCTCTGGTAAGGTATTGAGTGGTTTTCATATTGCGCGTGTTATTTCGCTTGGTGCAGATGGTTGTAACTCTGCAAGAGCGATGATGATGGCTTTGGGTTGTATTCAAGCCTTGTTATGTAATACTAATAAATGTCCTACTGGTGTTGCTACGCAAGATCCCAATCTTACGGTGGGATTGGATGTGGGCGATAAAAAACAACGCGTGGCCAATTATCATCAATTTACCGTAAAGAATTTTATGGAACTTGTGGGTGCTGGTGGTATGAAACACTACAATGAACTGACTCGTCATCATATTTATAGACGTGTATTTATGAATGAAATGCGCTCTTTTGAAGATATTTATCCTTCTCTAAATACAGGAGCCTTGATCGATGGTAAGAATTTATATCCTGATAGATACAAACAAGATATGGCAGAGGCTACGCCAGAGCACTGGTAGGCATTTTATTTGTTAAGTTTTGCTTAACAAATAAATGAATCTAAATATATTTATGTAGAGATTGCGTTCAGAATAGCAATTTATATAGAGAACTGATCTTTTTAACTGAGTGGTAAGTGAGATGAAGTGGGTAATTTTTTAATAAAATAATATTATAGCCGTTATATGCCAATTCTTGATATTCTCTAATTGTGCTAGAACTTCATCAATATCAAGAATTGGCAGATTTATTATTTAATACAAAAGAAATTTTAAATTGAACTCGGTTTTCTATTAATATCTTCCATATCCGCCATAACCACCATATCCTCCACCATAGCCACCTCTTCCATAGCCGTTATTCATCGGTTGACTATTTTGCGCATCTTTACGAGCTTTTTCATTTGCTTCACTTTCTTGTTTCCAGCGACGTTCCATGGCTATCAGTTTGTCAAAAGCTTCTCGAGGTAATACTAATTTTAATTTATTATCTCGCGCTTCTTGAAGCATTCCTGTTTGGACGTCTTTATCGTCTTGCTCTAGTTTTTTATTCTTAGTAATTTCGCTTATTTTTTTAGCTGTTTCAATTTGTATATTTGCTGCAGAGTCTGCAATAGCAGAGGAAACTCCAAGTGAATCCTGCATCAATTTTTTATACGCATTTTTATAATTAAACATTTGCTTTTCTAACTCTTCTTGCGCTTTTTTCTCTTTCTTGCTTTGCGCTTGAATAGTGGAAAAATTTCCCAATAAAATTATTAACAATGCTAAGATGGAAATAGATTTAAAATTCATATTACAAAATTGATAAAATAAAAGATGCCGTTTCTATTACAAAGAAACGGCATTTTTTAGATTTACTAAAAGATTCGATTAATCATTACTATCATCTTGTTGTCTACGACGCATTTGACCTTGTCCAAATCTAGCTTTCATTCGATTTTTTTCCATTGAAAGATATTTTTCATAAGTGGCATCAGGTAATAATCCTTTTATTGTATTGTCTTTTGTTTCCTTCAATTCTTTCATCTTTGCCATTTTATCTTCACGGCTAAGATCTTGATTTTGAAATAGTTCGCGAGTAGAAGCCTGATAAGCAAAATCAATATTAGCGATGGAATCGGCAATAGGTTCTGCGATTTTGAGAGAATCTTGTAAAGTTGTTTTATACTTTGTTTTAAATTCTGCCATTTTTTCTGGACTCATTTGTCCTCTTTGTGCTTGAGAGGCAACTGCCATAAATAATAAAGCAGCACTTAATAATACTTTGATTTTTTTCATAATAAAAAATTAATGGGTTTAAATGAGAATTTATTCAGCTGTTGTTGGAGCTGTATTTGTTTCTTTATTTGATTTACCGTGTTTGCCTTTATGTTTCAATGTTTTCCACTTAGCAACTTGATCGGGAGTTAAAACTTTTTCACGATCTGTTTTCAATTGTTTGTGCAAATCTTTTAACTGTGTTTTTTTGGCATCAGCACTTAAGGAATTATCTGCCTTGATGGCTTTTTCTTTAC from Rhizosphaericola mali includes:
- a CDS encoding NifU family protein, with the translated sequence MIKTGNQVISIYTEMTPNPETMKFVANKLLYPGKSIDFQDETNSVASPLAKELFGFPFIKSVFIASNFVTLTKSVDTEDWMDIIPTVKQFLKEYIEGGSPIILEDEVAKIKVDHGNEVIADDDDVVKRIKELLDNYVRPAVEMDGGAIQFKSYDDGKVNLMMQGSCSGCPSSMITLKAGIEGMMKRMIPEVKEVVAEAV
- a CDS encoding glycoside hydrolase domain-containing protein, whose amino-acid sequence is MRKIHFSIIIFFVFLSIQNLHSQNLKNTIAFKEWNYDSLGNHRIVVSVPKAGKVARVTIEWRRRDENPELKSIFVVDALTNKRIINTKVEFIDREKGTILFEPVSGKGTYYIYYMPFYRQGSPFYPKDKYYNDENIASDTWLNVFKQSSAVVAIAQRNESVNEFNSFDPMEIVATKSEVNEFLKLNKNQEYFVFSEDRMHPIRMTKDFPYRWMHKNIQSPYFEGTTDKGENYSFQLGLYSDKDSLADVVLEWSDLKYKTNTIKKSYLSILNNYGNSWLGDTMNFKVQIPINKVQAFWCLVNIPDNASAGAYSGTITIHSKGLKDRIVPIKINISNKLAKNHGVDEPWKQTRLTWLNSKMAEKNALIPPYTALKLNNNEIELLGRKVAIDKTGFPKSIQTFFTEEMTAVDTQARNIITEPIHFHIKDSKSKDLAFTQSPINYSENTDTKISWNVLNTNKSLQLAVNGSLEFDGFLNYEVKLIATEDIQLKEVQLHLPITPDVAKYFMGLGEKGQAFNHDINWKWDVAHKNQDGAWIGDVNAGLQFGLRDENYSRPLNTNFYLQKPLLLPTSWGNDGAGGIDVSLKGTSMLVNCYSGERRLKKGDTLYYNFRLLVTPFHTINTEFQWDNRFVHKYLPVKKAKDYCATVINIHQGTPINPYINYPFIKTKEMKAYIDSAHALGMKVKIYNTVRELSNRAYELPALFSLGHEIYSNGKGGGYAWLQEHLDSNYIAAWYTPETNDAAIINSGMSRWHNYYVEGMNWLTKNIGIDGIYLDDVAFDRNTMKRIKKVMTDDGHPGIIDLHSANQYNKSDGFINSANLYLELFPYINRLWFGEYFDYDNNSPDFFLTEVSGIPFGLMGEMLQNNGNLYRGLLYGMTNRLFWDGGENVPADPRPIWKEWNHFGIKGSKMIGYWVKNNPIKTDNNKILATIYKKDKKVLIAIASWADGEQNFHLNFDWKKLGMDPSKCQLIAPEIENFQTKKTFNLNATIPVQNKKGWLLELVESN
- a CDS encoding TlpA disulfide reductase family protein, with amino-acid sequence MLQTKLTKMAFLTFGMFSIGFANAQEKTSSELYKQFEDSLHAKVPETSLLKLKMNYLQLNQRRSANDSIDKEIISIYPKGQVASMVQIIQDFKKIQAEQYTLQDFNKLKTEFPDVNFDDENSAAGSYYTALKSSAYPIFLIKDTTKVQEYSKELSAEVLNSISWKWAESGQHLSIAEILSKKSLEKTKAAIEKLPTSDSSETSKDLKQSYSMYEDTYAVILSKEGKKAEALKYEEDAYTYLKGAESDINGTYITLLNENKQWNKALEIGSKVYKVGKGNDIVKAQLEAAYKKVYPERDVTPFIEELDKQKEQAEKATLLASMINKPSHDFTLKNLQGKKVSLSSLKGKVVIIDFWATWCGPCKMSFPGMQLAVNKYKDNKDVVFLFVDTWERSTPEQRFKEVSSFIQEKKYTFQVLLDEPSKTNGKEFDVIKSYGVTGIPTKFIIGRDGNIKFEMVGFSGSDQGVLTEVSNAVNLLLKS
- a CDS encoding ketopantoate reductase family protein, producing the protein MNIYFIGLGALGSLYASKIYDYNPSFVKIITDERRKEKLEKEGFYVNQKSYNFEYILPKDAANVPKADILFVCVKYLQLENSIPLFQDFIGEKTKVISILNGISSEKIIGEKIGMEHMLYAYGVGMDAFREGNKVRFSQEGTLVFGEKTNDEIPASIATFVTLLQKANIQFKIPEDMEHALWKKFILNIAANQISATLRLNYGNIKHNEFAQKLMRMAAAEVIDIANKKEIHFDKADELEHLIDNIQKLADENTTSMCQDILAHRYTEVDMFAGEVIRQGIENNIPTPVNELLYLEIKAIEKTF
- a CDS encoding L-threonylcarbamoyladenylate synthase, translated to MILHTHPDNPNPRNIKTIVECLLDGGVIIYPTDTIYGIGCDILQHKAIERVARIKQTPVDKIHLSFICDSLSDLSKYTKSISTPLFRMLKDYLPGPYTFILQASKEVPKMLQSKKNTIGLRIPDNNIAQTIVKDLGHPILSSSLPGDMVEEYTDPELIYENFKNLVDIVVDGGIGGMIPSTVVDCTKDPYEIIRQGAGEFDFE
- a CDS encoding FMN-binding glutamate synthase family protein — protein: MRKQFIIFAILSPIILFLLFYYESRVWWTFFVIDIALIILGIYDMMQTKHSIMRTFPIFGRLRYFMEDLRPKIYQYFVESDTDGKPINRIDRSTIYQRAKMQTDSMPFGTQLDVYAEGYEWISHSLMPTDFHTLDSDPRVIVGNKDCTQPYSSSIMNVSAMSYGALSSNAVEALNGGAKIGNFAHNTGEGGISSYHLKQGGDLIWQIGTGYFGCRDQDGNFSDEKFQEKAAYAQVKMIELKLSQGAKPGHGGILPAAKNTEEIAQIRHVTPHTTVMSPPYHTAFNSPKGLILFIQKLRELSGGKPVGFKLCIGRKSEFIAICEAMRALDIYPDFITVDGAEGGTGAAPQEFSNYVGVPLLDALAFVVNMLHGFDIKKHIKVFASGKVLSGFHIARVISLGADGCNSARAMMMALGCIQALLCNTNKCPTGVATQDPNLTVGLDVGDKKQRVANYHQFTVKNFMELVGAGGMKHYNELTRHHIYRRVFMNEMRSFEDIYPSLNTGALIDGKNLYPDRYKQDMAEATPEHW